A region of Vigna radiata var. radiata cultivar VC1973A chromosome 6, Vradiata_ver6, whole genome shotgun sequence DNA encodes the following proteins:
- the LOC106763712 gene encoding uncharacterized protein LOC106763712: MDAMQLQETSPPQQQDTTKQKEKRINKNEIYKMRSDAAQQKGRRVEKEVLVDNEDDKEDAEDVEVDVEIDNDDEVEDVSEDLVDVEIEDAGEVDIEEEVEVEVEVDVDSDDEVGMEGLSGDEYVDDDTEKETQECRGLSDDDWESDKLLTPENSESEEDDNIDTTCVGPYSKYAKQKSMADYKWEVGTIFTNREEFKDAIRRYDVHAGRDLKFIKNDNRRVRVACMGGQGKCPWIAYCGYLPTRKIWQXRKIIDTHSCSRQLNIKLMNAKWLSXEIDRSIVDNPNLKVNDIRTKALRKWNTXVSISKARRAKLIATRQVEGDFKEQYKRVYDYGHELLRCNPGSTVQIKVDSHNGDQIFQRMYICLKACKESFKSCRRIICLDGCFLKGVYKGELLTAXGRDPNEQMLPIAYAVVEVENKDSWTWFLQLLIEDLGGSEVCRGCTWMSDQXKGLVLAIEELLPRAEQRFCVRHLYANXRKKFGGQVLKNLMWRAATNTYPQAWEREVLKIKEVNIEAYKYLIGIEPRFWSRSCFTGQALYDTLDNNITEAFNSVLIHARGKPLITMMEDIRVYVMKRWANNRTKVASMDFTICPKIKTRLQKESNMSRFWLPSFIMSEAEKFEGLVLLKVGPSPSPLSEWNSCHCFGGPI; the protein is encoded by the exons TTGAGAAGGAGGTTTTAGTGGATAATGAGGATGACAAGGAGGATGCAGAAGATGTTGAGGTTGATGTGGAGATTGACAATGATGATGAAGTTGAGGATGTAAGTGAAGATTTAGTTGACGTGGAGATTGAGGATGCAGGGGAGGTTGATAttgaagaagaagtggaagtggaAGTGGAAGTGGATGTGGACAGTGATGATGAAGTAGGAATGGAAGGACTCAGTGGTGATGAATACGTGGATGATGACACTGAAAAAGAAACCCAAGAATGTAGGGGTTTGTCAGATGATGATTGGGAGTCTGATAAGCTTTTAACTCCTGAAAATAGTGAAAGTGAGGAGGATGACAACATTGATACAACCTGTGTAGGTCCTTACTCAAAATATGCAAAGCAGAAGTCCATGGCAGATTATAAGTGGGAAGTGGGGACTATTTTTACTAACAGGGAAGAGTTTAAGGATGCTATTAGAAGATATGATGTTCATGCTGGGAGggatctaaaatttataaaaaatgataaccGTAGGGTTAGGGTGGCATGCATGGGTGGGCAAGGGAAGTGTCCATGGATAGCTTATTGTGGTTATCTGCCTACACGCAAAATTTGGCAATNGAGGAAGATAATTGATACTCATAGTTGTAGTAGGCAACTTAATATTAAACTGATGAATGCTAAGTGGTTAAGTCANGAAATAGATAGATCTATAGTTGACAATCCTAATTTAAAGGTGAATGATATTCGTACCAAAGCATTAAGAAAATGGAATACTNATGTGTCAATATCCAAGGCAAGAAGGGCAAAGTTAATTGCCACAAGACAAGTTGAAGGAGATTTCAAAGAACAGTATAAAAGGGTTTACGACTATGGACATGAGCTTTTAAGGTGTAACCCAGGGTCAACTGTGCAGATTAAAGTTGATTCTCATAATGGTGACCAAATCTTTCAAAGAATGTATATTTGTCTGAAAGCTTGtaaagaaagtttcaaaagttGTAGGCGCATTATATGTCTAGATGGATGTTTCTTGAAAGGTGTTTACAAGGGGGAGTTGCTGACTGCTNTTGGTAGGGACCCAAACGAACAAATGTTACCCATTGCCTATGCAGTAGTAGAAGTAGAGAACAAAGACAGCTGGACATGGTTTTTGCAATTGTTAATTGAAGACCTCGGTGGCAGTGAAGTATGTAGAGGGTGCACATGGATGTCAGACCAGCANAAG GGCTTGGTCCTAGCCATTGAGGAGCTTCTACCTCGGGCAGAACAAAGATTCTGTGTGAGACACCTTTATGCCAACTTNAGGAAAAAGTTTGGTGGGCAGGTATTAAAAAATCTAATGTGGAGGGCTGCAACCAACACATACCCCCAGGCTTGGGAAAGAGAAGTGCTCAAAATTAAAGAAGTGAATATTGAAGCCTATAAATACCTCATAGGCATTGAACCAAG GTTTTGGTCAAGATCATGCTTCACAGGTCAAGCATTGTATGATACACTAGATAACAATATCACTGAAGCTTTTAATAGTGTTCTTATACATGCAAGAGGAAAACCATTAATCACAATGATGGAGGATATTAGAGTGTATGTCATGAAAAGGTGGGCCAACAACAGAACCAAGGTGGCATCTATGGACTTCACCATATGTCCAAAGATAAAGACCAGACTTCAGAAGGAAAGTAATATGTCTAGATTTTGGTTGCCAAG TTTCATCATGAGCGAAGCTGAGAAGTTTGAGGGCTTGGTGCTTCTGAAGGTGGGGCCATCGCCATCGCCATTATCAGAATGGAATTCCTGTCATTGCTTTGGTGGACCCATTTAG
- the LOC106765305 gene encoding U-box domain-containing protein 7, with protein MANFHRNNVENVVLGHHRSKSTSVAGGHFRLWHSLSTTSFRRLVFNAVSCGASSRYAERSDTSSERHHHQPKQQHRHKTKPNNAKSEKLSDLLNLAEVEADAETKKKEDKLEELKSLVKELHKEDEEEKEEESMTRRREAASKVRLLAKEDLEVRGTLAMLGAIPPLAAMLDESKNDVDSLVASLYALLNLGIGNDANKAAIVKVGSVEKMLKLIESPDGLDSSVSEAIVANFLGLSALDSNKPIIGSSASISFLVRTLQSLDDKSSPQAKQDALRALYNLSIYPANVAFVLETALVLFLVNSIGDMEVTERALAILSNLVSTREGRKAISAVQDSIPILVDVLNWTDSPECQEKASYILMVMAHRSYGDKQAMIEAGIASSLLELSLLGTTLAQKRASRILEILRVDKGKQISGSYGLGAAVSAPISGSSSAKPDDGGRECFDEEEDMMSEEKKAVKQLVQQSLQNNMRKIVKRANLPHDIVPSDHFKSLTSSSTSKSLPF; from the exons ATGGCAAACTTCCACCGTAACAACGTCGAGAACGTGGTCCTTGGCCACCACCGTTCCAAGAGCACCTCCGTCGCCGGTGGCCACTTCCGCCTATGGCACTCCCTCTCCACCACCTCCTTCCGCCGCCTGGTCTTCAATGCCGTCAGCTGCGGCGCCAGCTCCCGGTACGCCGAGAGATCGGACACGTCCTCCGAGAGACACCACCACCAACCGAAACAACAGCACCGGCACAAGACGAAGCCGAATAACGCGAAGTCGGAGAAGCTCTCGGATCTGCTGAACCTGGCGGAGGTCGAAGCTGACGCGGAAACGAAGAAGAAAGAGGACAAACTCGAGGAGCTGAAGAGCCTAGTGAAGGAGCTTCATAAGGAAgatgaggaagagaaagaagaagaatcaaTGACGCGGAGAAGAGAAGCTGCTTCGAAAGTGAGGTTGCTAGCCAAAGAGGATTTGGAAGTTAGAGGGACGCTCGCGATGCTTGGAGCTATTCCTCCTCTCGCCGCAATGCTCGATGAATCCAAAAACGACGTCGATTCGCTCGTTGCTTCTCTCTACGCGCTTCTCAACCTCGGAATCGGAAACGACGC GAATAAAGCAGCTATTGTGAAAGTTGGGTCAGTTGAGAAGATGCTGAAGCTGATTGAATCTCCAGATGGTCTAGATTCTTCGGTTTCTGAAGCAATTGTTGCGAATTTCCTTGGACTTAGTGCTTTGGATTCGAATAAGCCCATAATTGGGTCTTCggcttcaatttcttttttagttaGAACCCTTCAGAGTTTAGATGACAAGAGTAGTCCCCAAGCCAAGCAAGATGCTTTACGGGCATTGTACAATCTTTCGATCTACCCAGCCAATGTTGCATTCGTTTTGGAAACAGCTTTGGTTCTGTTTCTGGTGAATTCAATAGGGGACATGGAGGTAACTGAAAGAGCGCTTGCGATTCTCAGCAACTTGGTGTCGACCCGAGAGGGTAGAAAGGCGATTAGTGCAGTGCAAGATTCGATTCCGATCCTGGTGGATGTGTTGAATTGGACAGATTCGCCAGAATGCCAGGAGAAGGCGTCCTACATTTTGATGGTTATGGCACACAGGTCTTATGGGGACAAACAGGCCATGATTGAGGCAGGGATTGCGTCATCACTGCTTGAGTTGTCCCTTTTGGGTACCACATTGGCTCAGAAAAGGGCATCAAGGATACTAGAAATTTTGAGGGTAGACAAAGGGAAACAGATTTCTGGGAGCTATGGCTTGGGTGCTGCTGTCTCTGCCCCTATTAGCGGCTCTTCGTCCGCGAAGCCGGACGACGGAGGGAGGGAATGTTTTGACGAGGAGGAAGATATGATGAGTGAGGAGAAGAAAGCAGTGAAGCAACTAGTCCAACAGAGTTTGCAGAACAACATGAGGAAAATTGTGAAAAGGGCCAATTTGCCTCACGATATTGTGCCATCGGATCATTTTAAGTCACTCACCTCAAGTTCTACTTCAAAGAGCCTACCATTTTGA